The following are from one region of the Candidatus Shapirobacteria bacterium genome:
- a CDS encoding response regulator, which translates to MVEKANVFVVDDDPSQQKTIRRLLESAGHHVAASAQSLSEALAIVPQLRDLGVQVATLDGSLYGVRTAGQLVLAAIKKQAPEVKTIGLSGNRFPTDTNIRVDIDLTKDFTDEIAETITRL; encoded by the coding sequence TGATGATGACCCTTCCCAGCAAAAGACTATCCGTCGTTTACTCGAAAGCGCCGGACACCATGTCGCGGCTTCGGCACAATCCCTTTCGGAAGCTTTAGCTATAGTTCCACAACTCCGTGACTTAGGTGTTCAGGTTGCCACCCTCGATGGTTCACTGTATGGAGTAAGAACCGCCGGCCAGCTCGTTTTAGCCGCCATTAAAAAACAGGCCCCCGAAGTAAAAACTATCGGCCTATCAGGTAATAGATTCCCCACAGACACAAACATTAGAGTAGACATAGATCTTACAAAAGATTTTACTGACGAAATAGCGGAAACAATCACCAGGCTTTAA